AGTAAACTCATTCGTGTTGGCCTCGACCTCAAAAATCGCCGAGACATTCTTGCCTATTAGCCTGGAGTCGGCAAGCGCAAAAAAACCCTTGATGTAGCCTCTCTTGACCAGTTTGCTTACCCTGTCCCTTACCGCTACATTAGATATCCCGACAATGGAGGCGAGGTTCCTGTAGGAGATCCTCCCGTCCTTCCTTAGGGTCTCGATTATCCTCCGGTCATATTCATCTATTTGCCTCATGGGCGATTCCTTAACAAATTGAACTTTTATTGCTATAATTACCGTGATTAATTAATATAAATGTGTTGGAGATCCTATTCTTATTTGTAAACTACGGTTTAAAAACCCAGAATTTTCGGGTAGCCTTCTTGGCGGACAGGCTTACCCTTTCCTCAAGATCCGATGTCATGATGCGTTCTGACCAAAAATATTAATAGTGTTGCACGCCCCTAATCGATTTAAGGTGCTGCTGATGGTTGGTTCAAGATCATCGTACATAATCTTTTTCGACTCATTGAAAAAGGATGACATCCCTCTCGTGGGCGGTAAGTGTGCAAATCTGGGGGAGTTGATGTCTTTTGGCGTGCCTGTCCCTCCTGGTTTTGCCATAACAGCCGAGGCATACAAGCTGCACATAAACAGGAACAACCTCCGTGAGAGGATAAAGGACGTCCTCTCCAAAATGGACGTCACTGATAGCGACTCACTGGAATCCTCGTCCAGAGAGATCAGGTCGATAATCGAATCTGCACCCCTGCCGGGCGAACTAGCAGACGAGATAGTCGAGGCTTACCAGAAGCTAGCGAATATTCTGAAGGTCAAGGATCCTCCGGTCGCGGTCAGGAGTAGTGCCACCGCAGAGGATCTGCCTGGGGCAAGCTTCGCTGGGCAACAGGACACATACCTTTTCGTATCTGGAAAGGAGCCTCTTCTCAAGTATGTCATAAAATGCTTCTCATCGCTTTTCACCCCGAGGGCGATCGCCTACAGGAGGGAGAAGGGCTTCGATGACATGAAGGTCTACCTCAGCGTCGCAGTGCAGAAGATGGTCAACAGTGAATCTTCTGGGGTCATGTTTACTCTGGATCCTGCCACAGGGAACCGGGACGTGGTGCTCATTGAAGGCACTTGGGGCATCGGTGAGATGATCGTCCAGGGCAAGGTGAGGCCTGATGAATGGACTGTCGACAAGAAAACCATGACCATAGTGGAAAAGAACATTTCGAAGAAGGAGATGATGGCGATCCGTTCCCCTTCGGACAGCGGGGAGGGCTTCCTGAGGGAGATCCAGGTTGCGAAGGAGCGGATCGAAGCACCGTGCATCTCTGATGACCAGGTTTTGGCACTAGCAAAGTTCGCGATTGAAATAGAGAAGCACTATGGCATGGCGATGGACATAGAGTGGGCACTTGATTCTGAAGATAAGAGGCTGTACATAGTCCAGGCGAGGCCTGAGACTGTGTGGTCAATGAAGCAGGAGCCCAAATCTGAAAGCAAAAGTATGGATCAGGTCGACAGCGGGGTTAAGCGCCTCTTGAGGGGTGTCCCGGCCTCGCCCGGACTGGTGTCAGGAAAGGCACACGTGATAATGGATACGAAGCATATCCGGGAGTTCCAGGCGGGTGAGATACTGGTCACCGAGATGACATCCCCGGACTGGGCCCCTGCAATGCGGAAGGCTCTGGCGATAATCACAGACAGCGGAGGCAAAACCTGCCACGCCGCCATAGTGAGTAGGGAATTGGGCATTCCGTGCATCGTAGGTACAAAGGAAGCCACAAAGATCCTCAAAACAGGGCAGGTGATAACCGTAGATGCCACCCACGGGGTCGTCTATGAAGGAGATCTGATTGGCCCGGAGGAAAAGAAACCTGTGGTTCCCGCAAAGGCGGCGGTCAGCGTCGAGTCTTACTACCCGACTGCTACTAAGATATACATGAACCTTGGGGAGCCAGGCATGATCGACAAGTACCGCGATCTGCCGTTCGATGGGATAGGGCTGATGCGGGTCGAGTTCATAATCGCTGATGTCATAGGGGAGCACCCCCTCCACTTGATAGAGACAGGTCAGGATGAGAAGTTCATTGACAAACTCGCAACTGGGATCTCAAAGGTTGCAAGGGAGATATACCCGAGGCCGCTCGTGGTGAGGTTCAGCGACTTCAAGACAAACGAGTACCGCCAACTCGTCGGCGGCGACAGGTTCGAGCCACAGGAGGCTAACCCGATGATAGGGTGGAGGGGCGTGAGCCGCTACGTTTCGGATGTATACTCGCCAGCCTTCAGGCTGGAGTGCAGGGCGATCAAGCGCGTTAGGGATGAGTGGGGTCTGAAGAACGTCTGGGCAATGCTGCCATTCGTTAGGACGACGTGGGAGGTCGAGTCCTGCCTGCAGATAATGAAGGAAGAGGGCCTCCAGAGGGATCGCGACTTCAAGGTATGGCTGATGGCTGAGATACCCTCGATAGTATTCATGGCGGATGAGTTCTCGAGGCTCTGCGACGGATTCAGCGTCGGCAGCAACGACCTGACGCAGCTCATCCTCGGCGTAGACAGGGACTCGCCTATACTCCCTGCGCAGGACTCTAGGTACTTCGATGAGAGGGACCCCGCCGTAATCAGGGCGATAACGCACCTGATTAAGGTGGCACACTCGCACGGCGTTACCGTCAGCATCTGTGGGCAGGGTCCGAGTGTTTACCCGGACCTCACGGAGACGCTGGTCAGGGCCGGCATAGACAGCATAAGCGCGAACCCGGACATGGTAGTCTGGACAAGGAAAGTTGTTGCCGGGGTGGAGCGGAAGGTGCTGATGGAGCGCCTGGTCAAGTCTGATAAGAGCAAGGGTTTCGAACTGCTGGAGTGACCTCTTCCCCTTTTTATCCCTGCATTGTCTTTTTTCTGGTTCGTTACGCTCCCTTTGCGCTCCACCAATTTTCTTTTATTCTGGGGAACCCCTGCGATAGCTCGAGCAGCTCAATCCTATACTTCCATCTCACGGTCACAGAACTTTCGGATCATGCTGTAATGCCTCGGCATCGAGATGCCGTCCCACTCCGTCATATCGCAGAGTAGTATGAGGCTGACCTGAAGCCTCACTGCTACGGTTGTTATTTCGAAGAGGTCCAAGGCAAGTCGCCTCCGCGAAAGACAGCCTTCATTGATTCCGTTCACCGGGTCTATCACAGCGATGGAAGGCTTCGCCTCCGAGATCAGGGGAGAGACCTCGCCTAACGACTCGAAAATCCCGAGTGTTAGGTTTTCTGAACCACTCATCGAACGCAACGCGGTCTCGTCAACCGCCAAAATCCGCTGTTGCAGATAGAGCGATCTCTCTCCTATGCGCCCTTTCTCGATGCACGCCCTGAGCGCAAGGCCTCTGGCTGCATTTCTGTCCCCATGGAGGAGCAAGGTCTGTCTGTTCCTAGGATCCATGAAGGGACATCCCATGTCATTATCCAGAATCACTTCGGGGCTTCCGAGTCCTTTACACCTGCCTCGGTGAGCATAACCCAGGTTGAGCTCCGGGGGTGTTTGGGGGAGTCGATCACGCTGACCCTTGTCATGCCCTTGGACCTCTCCAGCCAAAGCCTGAATGTGCAGCCGTGTGCAACAACATTCCCTCCTGCAGGTTTAGCTGGCTTCACCCCTGGTATCACCTCTGGGACGTCCAGGATCTGGTTAGTAACCACTATTATGGCATCGTGCATCGTCGAGATCCTCTGTAGCTGGTGTATGAAGGTGTTAAGCCTCTGCTGCCTCGAAACCAAGTTTTCCCTCCCTGAATACTCCGCACGGAAGTGGGCCGTGAGCGAGTCCACAATGATCAGATTTGCCTTCTCCTCCACCACATACTCCTGTGCGACCCTGAGCCCCTCAAACTGGTGGTCTGAGTTTATAGCCCTGAATACGTGCACGCGGTCCAGTATCTGGTCTCCGAGTCCCAGCGCATTAGCAATAGGGTACAGCCTTTCGGGCTTGAATGTGTCCTCCGTGTCTATATAGAAAGCCACACCGTCCAGTCCTCCGCGATTCTGTGTCAGCTGGACAGTAAGGCATAGCTGGAGGCAGATCTGGGTCTTCCCGGTGCCATATGCCCCGATCAGCTCGGTGATCCCTGGCTCTAGGCCGCCGCAAAGCAGTGAGTCGAGGTTCTTAGAGCCAGTGGTCAGGAATCGGATGCTCTTCCTCTTCTCAAGATACTCCCTTGCGGTCATGACCTTCGGAAAGACTGCATCCCTGGCGGTCTTTGCAGCCTCCCCTGCCTTTCCCTCCGCCAGTTCACTTATTTCTTCCAACTCCCTTGCTGGGATACAGGCAAGTTCCTTCACTGTTTTTATTCCTGCCCTTCTGAGCTTATCTGCGGTTGCAGATCCTATCCCTGCCAAATCTTCCAATTCAAGCTCTTCCCCATCTTCATAGCCCATTGTAGACCCTCCTTATCATCTCGATTGCGTCTAGGAGCAGCTCCTTGCCATCCCCGCTGTTCCCCGCGGGGGCTTTACTTTTGAGGATCGTTCTCTCCGCCCCGAGTATTTCCAAAAATTCCTCTACGCTGTACTCCTCCTCGTTTATTTTAGTCTCCCTTCCGAACTTTCCTCTCGAAAAAACTGTTCTTTTTACCCTGTCCTCGCCGACGGCAGAGACCTCGACACCGACCACCTGGTCACCCTGTCCTCTGCCTAGGCTCCAGTAGATTCTTTTCTCAGAGATGTACTTCACCCTCATTTTTCTCCCTCCTCCTCTTCTTCATCAAGGGCCCGCTCTCCGGCCTTTGTCAGCCTGTACCAGTTGGTACCGCCCCCGTCGGCAAACTCGATTATCAGAAAGTGCTTTGAGAGCACCTTTATTACCCTCTTCAGGGTGCCGCTACGCTGTTTG
This region of Candidatus Methanosuratincola sp. genomic DNA includes:
- a CDS encoding Lrp/AsnC family transcriptional regulator, whose product is MRQIDEYDRRIIETLRKDGRISYRNLASIVGISNVAVRDRVSKLVKRGYIKGFFALADSRLIGKNVSAIFEVEANTNEFTYVVERISAYEEVTKVYEKVGTPTIFVHASFSNIDEMQNFAESLYKIKGVVRVTSSMIYKRHKFDPSLDI
- the ppsA gene encoding phosphoenolpyruvate synthase; the protein is MVGSRSSYIIFFDSLKKDDIPLVGGKCANLGELMSFGVPVPPGFAITAEAYKLHINRNNLRERIKDVLSKMDVTDSDSLESSSREIRSIIESAPLPGELADEIVEAYQKLANILKVKDPPVAVRSSATAEDLPGASFAGQQDTYLFVSGKEPLLKYVIKCFSSLFTPRAIAYRREKGFDDMKVYLSVAVQKMVNSESSGVMFTLDPATGNRDVVLIEGTWGIGEMIVQGKVRPDEWTVDKKTMTIVEKNISKKEMMAIRSPSDSGEGFLREIQVAKERIEAPCISDDQVLALAKFAIEIEKHYGMAMDIEWALDSEDKRLYIVQARPETVWSMKQEPKSESKSMDQVDSGVKRLLRGVPASPGLVSGKAHVIMDTKHIREFQAGEILVTEMTSPDWAPAMRKALAIITDSGGKTCHAAIVSRELGIPCIVGTKEATKILKTGQVITVDATHGVVYEGDLIGPEEKKPVVPAKAAVSVESYYPTATKIYMNLGEPGMIDKYRDLPFDGIGLMRVEFIIADVIGEHPLHLIETGQDEKFIDKLATGISKVAREIYPRPLVVRFSDFKTNEYRQLVGGDRFEPQEANPMIGWRGVSRYVSDVYSPAFRLECRAIKRVRDEWGLKNVWAMLPFVRTTWEVESCLQIMKEEGLQRDRDFKVWLMAEIPSIVFMADEFSRLCDGFSVGSNDLTQLILGVDRDSPILPAQDSRYFDERDPAVIRAITHLIKVAHSHGVTVSICGQGPSVYPDLTETLVRAGIDSISANPDMVVWTRKVVAGVERKVLMERLVKSDKSKGFELLE
- the radA gene encoding DNA repair and recombination protein RadA, which gives rise to MGYEDGEELELEDLAGIGSATADKLRRAGIKTVKELACIPARELEEISELAEGKAGEAAKTARDAVFPKVMTAREYLEKRKSIRFLTTGSKNLDSLLCGGLEPGITELIGAYGTGKTQICLQLCLTVQLTQNRGGLDGVAFYIDTEDTFKPERLYPIANALGLGDQILDRVHVFRAINSDHQFEGLRVAQEYVVEEKANLIIVDSLTAHFRAEYSGRENLVSRQQRLNTFIHQLQRISTMHDAIIVVTNQILDVPEVIPGVKPAKPAGGNVVAHGCTFRLWLERSKGMTRVSVIDSPKHPRSSTWVMLTEAGVKDSEAPK